Part of the Gramella sp. Hel_I_59 genome, CTGTGACTTTAGACATTTATCTAATTCTTTTAATTTTATTACGTAAAATTCAAATACCTACTCGCTTGATTTCAAAATTGATAAATCAGAAATAGGTCATTTTCAGGGTGCAAAGATAAATTTTTCTCTGAAAAAACAGATTGAAATAAAGAGAAGTTTTTAATGTTTTGAAAATGTCTGAATTTTCAACGTTGAACCGTGCTAAGAATCTTATCAAAACGAAAAAACCTCTTCGATCGAAGAGGCTTTTTTATCAAATATGTCAATAATTATTATTCTACAGTAACAGACTTTGCTAGGTTACGTGGTTGATCCACATTTTTACCGAGCAATACTGCAATATGATAGGATAATAACTGCAATGGGATCGTTGTAAGCAACGGAGTAAGTGATTCCATCGTTTCTGGAACTTCGATCACATAATCTGCAAGATCTCTAACTTCTTCATCTCCTTTAGTCACAATACCAATGATCTTTCCTTTTCTGGACTTGATCTCCTGTATGTTACTCACTACTTTTTCGTAATGTCCTTTCTTAGTAGCGATCACTACAACTGGCATTTGCTCATCGATCAATGCGATTGGTCCATGCTTCATCTCTGCTGCAGGATAACCTTCAGCGTGGATATAAGAAATTTCTTTAAGCTTTAAAGCTCCTTCAAGTGCTACAGGGAAATTATATCCTCTACCTAAATAAAGACAGTTTGGAGCATCTTTGTATTTAGCCGCAATCTCCTGGATAAGTTCATCAGACTTAAGTGCCTCTTTAACTTTCTCCGGAATTCGCTCCAATTCCTGTAAATGGAATTGGAAATCGCTATGAGAAATGGTCCCCTTAAACTTTCCAAGCTTAAGAGCCATTAATGTAAGTACTGTTATTTGAGTTGTAAATGCCTTTGTGGAAGCTACTCCAATTTCTGGTCCAGCATGCGTATAAGCTCCTGCGTGAGTTTCTCTTGAAATTGAAGATCCTACAACGTTACAAACTCCAAAGGTAAAAGCTCCTTTTTCCTTGGCTAGCTTAATAGCTGCCATCGTATCTGCAGTTTCACCACTTTGCGATATGGAAATAACCACATCGTTTTCTGAAATCACTGGATTTCTATATCTGAATTCTGAAGCGTATTCTACTTCTACAGGGATTCTTGCGATATCTTCAAAAATATATTCCGCTACCAGTCCTGCATGCCATGATGTACCACAAGCAACAATAATGATACGTTTTGCATTCGCAATAC contains:
- the glmS gene encoding glutamine--fructose-6-phosphate transaminase (isomerizing), whose protein sequence is MCGIVGYIGHREAYPIVLKGLQRLEYRGYDSAGIALYDGEELKMCKTKGKVADLKQKFEEEVTTNGTVGIGHTRWATHGEPNDVNSHPHYSNSGDLVIIHNGIIENYDSLKKELKKRGYTFKSDTDTEVLVNLIEDVIINEKVKLGKAVQIALNQTIGAYAIAVFNKTKPDEIVVARLGSPLAIGVGEDEFFVASDASPFLEFTNNAIYLEDGEMAVIRRDKEVKVRKIHDDSLVDPYVQELQMNLEQIEKGGYEHFMLKEIHEQPNAISDTYRGRMLVDQGIIRMAGVDDNMERIANAKRIIIVACGTSWHAGLVAEYIFEDIARIPVEVEYASEFRYRNPVISENDVVISISQSGETADTMAAIKLAKEKGAFTFGVCNVVGSSISRETHAGAYTHAGPEIGVASTKAFTTQITVLTLMALKLGKFKGTISHSDFQFHLQELERIPEKVKEALKSDELIQEIAAKYKDAPNCLYLGRGYNFPVALEGALKLKEISYIHAEGYPAAEMKHGPIALIDEQMPVVVIATKKGHYEKVVSNIQEIKSRKGKIIGIVTKGDEEVRDLADYVIEVPETMESLTPLLTTIPLQLLSYHIAVLLGKNVDQPRNLAKSVTVE